The following proteins are encoded in a genomic region of Gimesia algae:
- a CDS encoding Gfo/Idh/MocA family protein: MTAQRITRREALQTTAALGAGLWLGSSPQPTRAAANDKLNVAVIGIGGRGVANLNGVGKTENIVALCDVDDKRAGKAYERFPKAKKYADYRRMLDDMENQIDAVIVSTPDHTHFHPSMIAMTMGKHLYCEKPMAHSVWEVREMTKLAAKNNLATQLGMQRHALANMHRAVELIKSGSIGDVSEVYSWISSTRGMPAQPVKTVPVPETLDWDLWIGPAKFRPYAVNSKGEGTLAPYNWRFWWDYGTGETGNWGCHILDIPYWALDLKYPTRVDASGPKIDAERTPTEMLTSFDFPANDKRGPVKLHWSQQKNGPAILKEKGLKLKGANTLFVGSKGMLLTGFGSLKLFPGDSFEGFKSPKATIPDSPGFYKEWTDACKGEGPATCNFDYSGPLSETVLLGNTAFRAGGGFDWDASTLKAKGNESAKPYLHSEFRKGWEEFTS; the protein is encoded by the coding sequence ATGACCGCCCAACGTATTACTCGTCGTGAAGCCCTGCAGACAACCGCCGCCCTGGGAGCAGGGCTCTGGCTGGGAAGTTCCCCACAGCCGACGCGTGCTGCTGCGAATGACAAGCTGAATGTTGCGGTGATCGGCATTGGGGGTCGCGGGGTGGCGAATCTGAATGGCGTGGGCAAGACCGAAAACATTGTCGCGCTGTGTGATGTCGACGACAAACGGGCGGGCAAAGCGTATGAGCGTTTTCCCAAAGCGAAAAAATACGCCGACTACCGCCGTATGCTGGATGATATGGAAAACCAGATTGACGCGGTCATCGTGAGTACTCCCGATCATACGCACTTCCATCCTTCCATGATCGCGATGACGATGGGCAAGCATCTGTACTGCGAAAAGCCGATGGCACATTCGGTCTGGGAAGTCCGCGAGATGACAAAGCTCGCTGCTAAGAACAACCTGGCAACTCAGCTGGGTATGCAGCGACACGCGCTGGCCAACATGCATCGGGCCGTCGAACTGATCAAATCGGGATCGATTGGCGATGTGAGTGAAGTTTATAGCTGGATCAGTTCTACCAGAGGCATGCCAGCACAGCCGGTCAAAACGGTTCCCGTTCCCGAAACGCTGGACTGGGACCTGTGGATCGGTCCCGCGAAGTTTCGTCCTTACGCCGTGAACTCCAAAGGGGAAGGCACGCTGGCGCCGTACAACTGGCGTTTCTGGTGGGATTATGGCACCGGGGAGACCGGCAACTGGGGCTGTCATATTCTGGACATTCCCTATTGGGCCCTCGATCTGAAATACCCGACCCGCGTGGATGCTTCAGGACCGAAGATCGATGCCGAGCGGACGCCGACCGAAATGTTAACCAGCTTCGACTTCCCGGCCAACGACAAGCGGGGGCCCGTAAAACTGCACTGGTCGCAGCAGAAAAACGGCCCGGCGATTCTCAAAGAAAAAGGACTCAAACTGAAAGGCGCCAACACGCTGTTTGTCGGTTCGAAGGGCATGCTGCTGACCGGGTTCGGCTCATTGAAACTGTTCCCCGGTGACTCCTTCGAAGGGTTCAAATCGCCCAAAGCAACCATTCCTGATTCGCCCGGTTTCTACAAAGAATGGACGGACGCCTGCAAAGGAGAAGGCCCCGCGACCTGCAACTTCGACTATTCGGGCCCGCTGTCGGAAACGGTGCTCCTGGGCAACACCGCCTTTCGCGCGGGCGGCGGTTTCGACTGGGATGCGTCCACGCTGAAAGCCAAAGGGAATGAGAGCGCCAAACCATATCTGCATTCCGAATTCCGCAAGGGTTGGGAAGAGTTCACGAGTTAG
- a CDS encoding GNAT family N-acetyltransferase produces the protein MNDILIREATPADAAEVTTVFETAFAPLRSIYRPTGAALARQAERAQTGTRLVAEIDGKIVATVQYDLHAEHIHVIGLAVHPDFQRKGIARQLLDWICIRAKNLGQPAVVLDTIRETGNVPLFEKLGFRVTHEETATWCVSEKYQAVHDVKLERLV, from the coding sequence ATGAATGACATCCTGATTCGGGAAGCAACGCCCGCTGATGCTGCGGAAGTGACAACCGTTTTTGAAACGGCGTTTGCACCACTGCGGTCCATCTATCGGCCCACAGGCGCTGCGCTGGCCCGCCAGGCGGAACGCGCTCAGACCGGCACGCGACTGGTGGCTGAAATTGATGGCAAGATTGTCGCGACCGTTCAATATGACCTGCACGCGGAACATATTCACGTCATCGGCCTGGCCGTCCATCCCGATTTCCAACGCAAAGGCATCGCGCGGCAGTTGCTGGACTGGATCTGCATTCGCGCAAAGAACCTTGGACAACCTGCGGTTGTGCTGGATACAATCCGGGAGACCGGCAATGTCCCTCTGTTTGAAAAGCTGGGCTTTCGCGTCACTCACGAAGAGACAGCGACCTGGTGTGTCAGCGAGAAGTACCAGGCAGTTCATGATGTCAAACTGGAACGCCTGGTTTAA
- a CDS encoding GNAT family N-acetyltransferase: protein MIIRPAVLSDLEAMTEIYNEAILTSTATFDIEPMTRDERLPWFESHDERHPILVAEVENQIVGWSCLSQWRPRRAYADTAETSFYVKTSHRGRGIGRQLKQAIIEEARRLGYHILIAGVAEGNEVSLHLNQSLGFEVVGTFKEVGKKFGKVLDVTYLQLMLN, encoded by the coding sequence ATGATAATTCGGCCAGCGGTATTATCTGATCTGGAGGCGATGACCGAGATTTACAATGAAGCGATATTAACGTCAACAGCGACTTTTGATATTGAACCGATGACGCGGGACGAACGCTTACCCTGGTTTGAATCGCACGACGAGCGACATCCGATTCTTGTCGCTGAGGTGGAAAACCAGATCGTGGGCTGGTCCTGTCTTTCCCAATGGCGTCCCCGACGGGCGTATGCGGATACAGCAGAAACGTCGTTTTATGTCAAAACCTCACATCGCGGCCGGGGTATTGGGCGGCAGTTGAAGCAGGCGATTATTGAAGAGGCACGCCGCCTGGGTTATCACATACTGATCGCTGGCGTCGCGGAAGGGAACGAGGTCAGCCTGCATCTGAATCAGAGTTTGGGATTCGAAGTCGTGGGTACATTTAAAGAGGTCGGAAAGAAATTCGGCAAGGTCCTGGATGTGACCTATCTGCAACTCATGCTGAACTGA
- a CDS encoding CocE/NonD family hydrolase: MKRAHVLAVCLCLFVTSWLEAAETSAFTKETVMVPMRDGVLLATDVYRDPSLKQTPVLLMRTPYNKDRVKRVAERFAAAGFVAVVQDCRGKFQSEGVFYPYDNEGRDGYDAIEWLGKQPWSNGRIGMWGASYVGGTQWLAANERPPGLVTIAPTATFSSFYRNLYLGGAMRLSLITRWASGNSQKPEGVEVTDDWRRTLLHLPMSEIDDEIGWSILWLEGMLTHPEHDGYWKPTDLTADIVDLKLPMQHIVGYYDFFSRESVGNFARMQREAHDPETRERQQLILGPWDHGSIGRAKVGDVDFGENAVIDKDGENLKWFEQYLKADAAKSPAVAVPVKYFSMGDNVWRESQTWPPQGFTPTAFYLHSEGSANTGAGNGRLDYCPPVTAEPADSFKADPADPTPACPVTEKRPLIAATWAPVDQRPIEKRNDVLVYTSEPYTEPLTFAGNAEAKLYVSADTPDADWVVKLIDVHPDGFAQNLAVGILRGRFRDSEQKPTALHPGEEYEITVDLGPIAAQIGAGHRLRVDICGAYFPLFDRNPNTGEGPFGKGTKVATEKVYHDAVRSSRIILPCGY, from the coding sequence ATGAAACGCGCGCACGTCCTGGCTGTCTGTCTCTGTCTGTTCGTCACTTCCTGGCTGGAAGCCGCGGAAACGTCTGCCTTCACAAAAGAAACCGTCATGGTCCCGATGCGGGATGGCGTGCTGCTGGCAACCGACGTCTATCGTGATCCCAGTCTCAAACAGACGCCGGTTCTGCTGATGCGGACGCCTTACAATAAGGACCGCGTCAAAAGAGTCGCCGAGCGGTTTGCGGCGGCCGGTTTTGTTGCCGTCGTGCAGGACTGTCGCGGCAAGTTTCAGTCGGAGGGGGTGTTCTACCCCTACGATAATGAAGGACGCGACGGCTATGACGCGATTGAATGGCTGGGCAAACAACCGTGGTCTAACGGTCGCATCGGCATGTGGGGCGCATCCTATGTCGGTGGGACGCAGTGGCTGGCCGCGAACGAACGACCGCCGGGACTGGTGACGATTGCACCGACGGCAACCTTCAGCAGTTTTTATCGCAATCTGTACCTGGGCGGCGCGATGCGGCTCTCGCTGATCACCCGCTGGGCGTCGGGTAATTCACAGAAGCCGGAAGGGGTGGAAGTCACAGATGACTGGCGACGCACATTACTGCATCTGCCGATGAGTGAAATTGACGACGAGATCGGCTGGTCGATTCTCTGGCTGGAAGGCATGTTGACGCATCCGGAACATGACGGTTACTGGAAGCCGACCGATCTGACGGCTGATATCGTCGATCTGAAACTGCCGATGCAGCATATTGTCGGTTATTACGATTTCTTTTCACGGGAATCAGTGGGCAACTTCGCGCGGATGCAGCGGGAAGCCCATGATCCGGAAACGCGCGAGCGCCAGCAACTGATCCTGGGCCCGTGGGATCATGGCTCGATTGGACGCGCGAAAGTGGGCGATGTCGATTTTGGTGAGAACGCGGTCATCGACAAGGATGGTGAGAACCTGAAATGGTTCGAACAATACCTGAAAGCGGACGCCGCCAAATCACCTGCTGTTGCTGTGCCTGTGAAATATTTTTCGATGGGCGACAACGTCTGGCGTGAATCACAGACCTGGCCGCCCCAGGGTTTCACGCCGACGGCCTTTTATCTGCATTCCGAAGGGAGCGCGAATACCGGTGCGGGGAATGGCAGGCTCGACTATTGTCCGCCTGTCACTGCCGAACCTGCTGACAGTTTCAAAGCTGATCCTGCTGATCCCACGCCTGCCTGCCCGGTGACGGAGAAGCGTCCGTTGATCGCGGCGACCTGGGCTCCCGTGGATCAACGGCCGATTGAAAAGCGAAACGATGTGCTGGTTTATACGTCGGAACCATACACGGAGCCTTTGACATTCGCCGGTAATGCCGAGGCTAAGCTGTATGTTTCCGCCGACACGCCTGATGCGGACTGGGTGGTGAAACTGATTGACGTCCACCCGGACGGATTCGCACAAAATCTGGCAGTCGGAATATTGCGCGGACGTTTCCGCGATTCAGAACAGAAACCGACGGCTCTGCATCCGGGCGAAGAATACGAAATCACCGTAGACCTGGGACCGATCGCCGCCCAGATCGGAGCCGGTCATCGACTGCGCGTGGATATCTGTGGTGCCTACTTCCCGCTGTTCGACCGGAATCCGAATACAGGGGAAGGGCCGTTCGGGAAGGGGACGAAAGTCGCGACCGAAAAAGTGTATCACGATGCGGTCAGGTCGTCGCGGATTATTCTACCCTGCGGGTATTGA
- a CDS encoding amino acid permease, with the protein MSQEDQPRMKFGTFGGVFTPCTLTILGVIMFLRFGQVVGQAGVLYAILIVVASKTITTLTTLSLSAIASNTRVKGGGAYYLISRSLGVEFGGAIGVVFYLAQAISVAMYVIGFTEAFVGTFSAWENHFVIIATLINVATFVCVYIGAGWTIKVQYFILAILGAALASFYLGAFSSFELSLMRENLMPHYDAGNSLFTMFALFFPAVTGIMAGANMSGDLKNPSRSIPQGTLGAVIVTAVIYLSLALILGGTRPYADLIGNNLIMKEISIWPVLITAGVFAATLSSALGSMMGAPRILQAFARDEIFKRLSFFGAGSGSSREPRRATVLTFVIAQICILLGDLNAIAPIITMFFMITYGLLNLATFYEAITKNPSYRPTFRYCHWSVSLAGTVGCLAVMFLINWIWASASIVVISGLYWFIHYREVESRWGDLHSGMVFERARQGLLKLEQEAYHPKNWRPIILTLSGTAWNRPHLAVYGHWLTAGHGILSIAHVVTGDIEEHAERREKFENTLRAFIAKEELLAFPAVVVSEYLSDGVEALVQCHGIGGLRPNTVLLGWPNDPLKSESFGSTVRLVSRLGRSIIALRFLRYREDEGEPTGPVIDPWDVPIGTIDVWWRGRRNGSLMLLLAHLLHQNPEWRGNRIRVLRAVSNDEAVEEVTRHIEELSASARIAAEPVVVVSSDPARAIQQTSAAAAVVILGFEPPEESAEAAFFARMESFVGNLPRVLFIESAGGMELES; encoded by the coding sequence ATGAGTCAGGAAGACCAGCCGCGCATGAAGTTCGGCACGTTTGGTGGCGTTTTTACACCATGTACGCTGACCATCCTGGGGGTGATCATGTTTCTGCGGTTCGGCCAGGTGGTCGGACAGGCGGGCGTGCTGTATGCGATTCTGATTGTGGTGGCTTCGAAAACGATTACCACGCTGACGACACTGTCTCTCTCCGCCATTGCTTCCAACACGCGCGTCAAGGGGGGCGGTGCCTACTATCTGATCAGCCGCAGCCTGGGCGTTGAGTTCGGCGGGGCGATCGGCGTTGTGTTTTACCTGGCGCAGGCCATTTCGGTGGCCATGTATGTCATCGGTTTTACCGAGGCGTTTGTGGGAACCTTCTCTGCCTGGGAAAACCATTTCGTCATCATCGCCACGTTGATCAATGTCGCGACATTCGTCTGCGTGTATATCGGAGCGGGCTGGACCATTAAAGTTCAGTATTTCATTCTCGCTATATTGGGTGCGGCACTGGCGTCTTTCTACCTGGGTGCCTTCTCCAGCTTTGAACTCAGTCTCATGCGTGAAAATCTCATGCCCCATTACGATGCGGGTAATTCGCTGTTTACAATGTTTGCGCTTTTCTTCCCGGCGGTCACCGGTATTATGGCGGGCGCGAATATGTCCGGGGATTTGAAGAACCCCTCTCGATCCATCCCGCAGGGCACATTGGGTGCAGTTATCGTAACCGCGGTGATTTACCTGTCACTGGCACTCATCCTGGGGGGAACGCGACCTTATGCAGATCTGATCGGCAACAATCTGATTATGAAAGAGATCTCCATCTGGCCGGTGCTGATCACCGCCGGCGTGTTCGCCGCGACGCTCTCGTCGGCGCTCGGCTCCATGATGGGCGCGCCTCGTATTCTGCAGGCGTTTGCCCGTGATGAGATTTTCAAACGACTCTCGTTTTTTGGTGCGGGCAGCGGCTCCAGTCGTGAGCCACGCAGGGCAACCGTACTGACGTTCGTGATCGCCCAGATCTGTATTCTGCTGGGCGACCTGAATGCCATCGCTCCCATCATCACGATGTTTTTCATGATCACGTACGGCTTGTTGAATCTGGCGACGTTTTACGAAGCGATCACGAAGAATCCCAGCTATCGACCGACGTTCCGCTATTGCCACTGGTCGGTCTCTTTAGCGGGCACGGTGGGCTGCCTGGCGGTGATGTTTTTGATCAACTGGATCTGGGCGAGTGCCAGTATCGTAGTGATCAGCGGCTTATACTGGTTTATCCACTATCGCGAAGTCGAGTCACGCTGGGGCGACCTGCACAGCGGCATGGTGTTCGAGCGGGCCCGTCAAGGTCTGTTAAAGCTCGAACAGGAAGCCTATCACCCCAAGAACTGGCGACCGATCATTCTGACATTAAGTGGCACGGCATGGAATCGACCGCATCTGGCGGTCTACGGTCACTGGCTGACGGCCGGGCATGGCATTCTTTCGATTGCACATGTGGTAACGGGTGACATCGAGGAACACGCAGAACGCCGCGAGAAATTCGAAAACACCTTGCGCGCGTTCATCGCGAAAGAAGAACTGCTTGCGTTTCCGGCAGTGGTGGTCTCGGAATATCTCTCAGATGGGGTCGAGGCGCTGGTACAATGCCATGGCATCGGTGGTTTGCGACCAAACACAGTTTTGCTGGGCTGGCCGAATGATCCCCTGAAGTCAGAATCCTTCGGGTCGACCGTTCGTCTTGTTTCTCGACTGGGACGCAGTATCATCGCGCTGCGATTTCTACGCTATCGGGAAGATGAAGGCGAACCCACAGGTCCGGTGATCGATCCCTGGGATGTCCCCATCGGTACGATCGACGTCTGGTGGCGTGGCAGGCGGAATGGATCACTGATGTTGCTGCTGGCCCACCTGTTACACCAGAATCCCGAATGGCGCGGCAACCGGATACGCGTGCTGCGTGCCGTTTCCAATGACGAAGCGGTCGAAGAAGTGACACGCCACATCGAGGAACTTTCTGCCTCTGCCCGGATTGCCGCGGAACCGGTGGTTGTCGTCTCTTCCGATCCCGCACGGGCGATTCAACAAACCTCAGCCGCAGCCGCGGTCGTAATCCTTGGATTTGAACCACCTGAGGAAAGCGCTGAAGCTGCGTTCTTTGCCCGCATGGAATCGTTCGTCGGCAATCTGCCGCGCGTACTGTTTATCGAGAGTGCCGGCGGGATGGAACTGGAATCGTAA
- a CDS encoding acetylxylan esterase, translated as MRHLLLRNIVCPLIAAAVMFSLCQSVMAAEKYELKVVTDRPDAIYQAGEEATFLISLTKDGKPLAGESGETITYRVDDYISSGPNYPNGKLTVGSEPAVVKVTADKPGFLRCVVTLDANKKLTKTAGAAFSPQEIQPSLPVPADFDEFWAEQKRKLAEVPAKAKLTPVTQPNNKIECFDLQVDCLGGAPVSGYLGKPKDAKPKSLPAILWVHGAGVRSSSLGNAIKGANAGMLSLDINAHGLPNGKSAEFYKEQYAGPLKGYPHFGREDRETTYFVGMFLRLIRAMDYLTSQPEWDGKTLIVIGHSQGGGQALAAGGLDDRVTFIATGVPAICDHSGRAAGRINGWPKLVTTLPDGTPAAAELKAAQYVDGVNFASRSKADAIMSVGFIDVTCPPSSCYAAYNQLKGKKQIINKPLMGHAAPGDIHKAFFAAVKEHVKEQAGK; from the coding sequence ATGCGTCACTTACTGCTGAGAAATATTGTGTGTCCCCTGATCGCGGCGGCGGTTATGTTTTCGTTGTGTCAGTCTGTGATGGCAGCCGAAAAGTACGAATTGAAAGTCGTGACGGATCGGCCCGATGCGATTTATCAAGCAGGGGAAGAGGCGACGTTTCTGATTTCACTGACGAAAGACGGTAAGCCACTCGCCGGTGAGAGTGGTGAGACGATAACATATCGAGTCGATGATTATATCAGCAGTGGCCCCAATTATCCGAACGGAAAACTGACCGTGGGCAGTGAGCCGGCGGTCGTAAAAGTGACGGCGGACAAACCCGGATTTCTCCGTTGTGTGGTGACTTTGGATGCGAATAAAAAACTGACAAAAACAGCCGGAGCCGCGTTTTCACCACAAGAGATTCAACCCAGTCTGCCTGTGCCTGCTGACTTTGATGAGTTCTGGGCCGAACAGAAACGCAAGCTGGCGGAAGTTCCCGCCAAAGCGAAGCTGACGCCGGTCACCCAGCCGAACAATAAGATTGAATGCTTTGACCTGCAGGTGGACTGTCTCGGCGGAGCGCCGGTCTCCGGTTACCTGGGGAAACCGAAAGATGCAAAACCCAAGAGCCTGCCTGCCATTCTGTGGGTCCACGGCGCGGGAGTTCGCAGTTCCTCGCTGGGCAATGCCATCAAAGGGGCGAACGCAGGCATGCTGTCATTGGACATCAACGCACACGGCCTGCCTAACGGCAAGTCGGCAGAATTTTATAAAGAACAGTACGCGGGCCCCCTCAAAGGATATCCGCACTTCGGTCGTGAGGACCGCGAGACGACTTATTTTGTCGGCATGTTTTTACGTTTGATTCGGGCGATGGATTATCTGACTTCGCAACCGGAATGGGACGGAAAAACACTGATCGTGATCGGCCACAGCCAGGGAGGCGGACAGGCGCTGGCAGCCGGTGGTCTTGATGACCGGGTGACGTTCATCGCAACCGGCGTACCCGCGATCTGCGATCATTCCGGACGGGCTGCCGGACGCATCAACGGCTGGCCAAAACTGGTCACCACACTGCCCGACGGGACGCCTGCGGCTGCGGAACTCAAAGCAGCGCAGTATGTAGACGGCGTCAACTTCGCCAGTCGCAGCAAAGCCGATGCGATAATGAGCGTTGGATTCATCGACGTCACCTGCCCCCCTTCGAGCTGCTACGCCGCCTATAACCAGTTGAAAGGCAAGAAGCAGATCATCAACAAACCCCTGATGGGCCACGCGGCTCCCGGTGACATTCACAAAGCATTTTTTGCTGCGGTGAAGGAACATGTGAAGGAACAGGCCGGGAAGTAG
- a CDS encoding phytanoyl-CoA dioxygenase family protein yields MDVSFTNSREKVAAAKQVETDWATLSVGQQIRSLERDGYVVIPDLLSAEQIAGIREELMRLPTQGTDYSEHQRGYSGVQWTNSPTTITTIALPAMISFLERLFGDELICTSCTYAVSQPGHPGIAIHTDAQPYGSNIFGLGASSPCLVRVLYYLDDLTPEHSPFKVIPGSHLSLHADGNPYRRYLSHEDEMLVTCRAGSAVIINQKVFHANYPNFSDTDRHLLAIAYRPAWAGPIGEVPDYDPEQVQTLPENVRPLFRSLNTQKIDYNLPNRPDNMASSAPGISPKRYE; encoded by the coding sequence ATGGATGTCTCTTTTACCAACTCACGTGAGAAAGTTGCTGCGGCGAAGCAGGTCGAAACCGACTGGGCAACATTGAGTGTGGGACAGCAGATTCGTTCGCTGGAGCGGGATGGTTATGTGGTAATACCAGACCTGTTGTCCGCAGAGCAGATTGCGGGAATCCGTGAAGAGCTGATGCGGCTGCCGACACAGGGGACCGATTACAGTGAGCATCAGCGGGGCTACAGTGGCGTACAGTGGACCAATTCACCAACGACCATCACTACGATTGCGCTGCCGGCGATGATTTCATTCCTGGAACGGCTGTTCGGGGATGAGCTGATCTGTACGTCCTGCACCTACGCGGTTTCACAGCCGGGGCATCCGGGAATTGCCATTCATACGGACGCGCAGCCCTACGGATCGAATATTTTTGGACTGGGCGCGAGTTCGCCGTGCCTGGTGCGGGTGTTGTATTACCTGGATGATCTGACGCCTGAGCACAGCCCGTTCAAGGTGATTCCCGGCTCGCATCTTTCGCTGCACGCGGACGGCAACCCGTATCGGCGTTATCTGTCGCACGAAGATGAAATGCTGGTGACCTGTCGGGCGGGCTCAGCGGTGATCATCAACCAGAAAGTGTTCCACGCCAATTATCCCAATTTCAGCGATACCGACCGGCACCTGCTGGCGATTGCCTATCGCCCGGCGTGGGCGGGGCCGATTGGAGAAGTGCCCGATTACGACCCGGAGCAGGTGCAGACGTTACCCGAAAACGTGCGACCGTTGTTTCGCAGCCTGAACACGCAGAAGATTGACTATAATCTGCCGAACCGGCCCGATAATATGGCGAGCTCTGCGCCGGGGATCAGTCCGAAACGGTATGAGTGA
- a CDS encoding SMI1/KNR4 family protein codes for MKSTLPVRRFIHTNGRWVNLAVEEETVISYSGTNRSTVPYFGRVKHETHTPRAGRSADEELEKLAADFKRRNYLEITPTKKPAGETKINGLWRRLENWHCEHTPVFCRWPLAPGASEREIQAFEKTIGAKLPADMRASYLRHNGSARVKLLAVIGEGEWVNLQESAKHWKFFQDIRPSLEAAGFLKPPLGPMKEVQISPGWIPISDNSGGDHLCIDLDPAKGGKVGQLFSYWHEYGAWRIVAPSFTAFLERLLKHLEQGKYAFDECGQLAPVKGPSAYEVSKVQDYFQKD; via the coding sequence GTGAAATCAACACTGCCGGTTCGACGCTTTATCCACACCAATGGCCGTTGGGTCAACCTTGCAGTCGAGGAAGAAACTGTGATCAGTTATTCCGGAACCAATCGAAGTACGGTTCCGTATTTTGGCAGGGTTAAGCATGAGACACATACTCCCCGGGCCGGACGTTCAGCGGACGAAGAACTGGAAAAGCTGGCTGCCGATTTTAAACGCAGAAACTATCTCGAGATCACACCTACGAAGAAACCTGCCGGCGAGACAAAAATCAATGGGCTGTGGCGCAGGCTGGAGAACTGGCATTGCGAACATACGCCGGTCTTCTGTCGCTGGCCTCTGGCACCGGGGGCATCCGAGCGGGAAATACAGGCGTTTGAAAAAACGATCGGAGCAAAACTGCCTGCAGACATGCGTGCCAGCTATCTCCGGCACAACGGTTCTGCCCGCGTCAAGTTGCTGGCCGTCATCGGTGAAGGGGAATGGGTGAACCTGCAAGAGTCTGCCAAACACTGGAAGTTCTTTCAGGATATCAGACCTTCTCTCGAAGCAGCCGGTTTTCTGAAACCTCCACTGGGGCCGATGAAGGAAGTCCAGATCAGTCCTGGATGGATTCCTATCAGCGATAACAGTGGGGGCGACCACCTGTGCATCGACCTCGATCCCGCCAAAGGTGGTAAGGTCGGTCAGCTGTTTTCCTATTGGCACGAGTATGGAGCCTGGCGGATTGTTGCCCCCAGTTTCACCGCATTCCTGGAACGCCTGCTCAAACACCTCGAACAGGGAAAATATGCCTTTGATGAATGCGGTCAACTCGCTCCTGTAAAAGGCCCCTCAGCGTACGAAGTTTCAAAAGTACAGGATTACTTTCAAAAAGATTGA
- the fae gene encoding formaldehyde-activating enzyme translates to MSERIIMRTGECLVAGGPPFTAAEPEVVIGELDGPVGTAIATLTGGQSAGHSKVFAILNTDIQVRPVTLMVSKVTVKSSAYTNILMGTVQAAIANGVLDAVRAGDLPKEKANDLGIICSVWLNPGAATDENLDHKALFEIHRKATAQAIHKAMHNEPTIDWLLEHQDEITHKYYQKGLDGTL, encoded by the coding sequence ATGAGCGAACGAATTATCATGCGTACGGGGGAATGTCTGGTCGCCGGCGGTCCCCCGTTTACGGCTGCGGAACCGGAAGTGGTGATTGGCGAACTGGATGGCCCCGTGGGTACAGCGATCGCCACGTTAACCGGCGGGCAGTCGGCGGGTCACTCGAAAGTGTTTGCGATTTTGAATACCGATATCCAGGTCAGACCGGTCACGCTGATGGTGAGCAAGGTGACTGTGAAGAGCAGTGCCTACACGAATATTTTGATGGGTACCGTGCAGGCGGCGATTGCCAATGGGGTGCTGGATGCGGTTCGCGCAGGTGATCTGCCCAAAGAGAAAGCGAATGACCTGGGCATTATCTGTTCGGTCTGGCTGAACCCGGGTGCCGCCACCGATGAGAACCTCGATCACAAGGCGCTGTTCGAAATTCATCGCAAAGCCACCGCGCAAGCGATTCACAAAGCGATGCACAACGAACCCACCATCGACTGGCTGCTGGAACACCAGGATGAGATCACACATAAGTACTACCAGAAGGGTCTGGACGGGACGCTGTAA
- a CDS encoding RrF2 family transcriptional regulator: MLSKTHEYALRAVACLAGQPGKPASADFLAEKTKVPRRYLTRVLQDLAASGIVSSKSGPKGGYELIAESGELTILDIVNAIAPLERIKACPLGLKSHTSLCPLHAELDRVYAETEAAFARVTIKQLLESTSAIIPLCDIKV, from the coding sequence ATGCTCTCTAAAACTCACGAATATGCCCTCCGCGCGGTCGCCTGTCTGGCAGGGCAACCCGGAAAACCGGCATCAGCCGACTTCCTGGCAGAAAAGACCAAAGTCCCCCGTCGCTATCTGACCCGCGTACTGCAGGACCTGGCGGCGTCGGGGATTGTGAGTTCCAAAAGCGGCCCCAAAGGGGGCTACGAACTGATTGCAGAGAGCGGCGAACTGACGATTCTGGATATCGTCAACGCTATCGCCCCACTGGAGCGGATCAAAGCCTGTCCGCTGGGGCTCAAGTCGCACACCAGTCTGTGTCCTCTGCATGCGGAACTGGATCGGGTCTATGCTGAAACCGAAGCCGCCTTTGCGCGCGTGACGATTAAACAGCTGCTGGAATCAACCAGCGCCATCATCCCCCTGTGTGATATCAAAGTCTGA